The Pseudolabrys sp. FHR47 genome contains a region encoding:
- a CDS encoding lysine-2,3-aminomutase-like protein — MDARIQTLRNISQLGETGFVTPEERAVLEKVAARYAVALPPALAALIDRDDPNDPIARQFVPDAAELETRPEELADPIGDDTHSPVEGIVHRYPDRVLLKLTHVCAVYCRFCFRREMVGPDKPNALSPQALKTALDYIRAHNEIWEVIFTGGDPLILSPRRLRAVMKELAAIDHVKVVRIHTRMPVAEPLRITPDLVRALKASGKAVYVAIHVNHARELSGEAREACARLADAGIPLLGQSVLLKGVNDTAEAMSDLMRACVENRIKPYYLHHGDLAPGTAHLRTDIATGQGLMRDLRGRTSGLCQPSYVLDIPGGHGKSPIGPNYIGETEAGYEVEDFNGKRHAYR; from the coding sequence ATGGATGCACGAATTCAAACGCTGCGGAACATTTCGCAACTCGGTGAAACCGGCTTCGTCACACCGGAAGAACGCGCCGTGCTGGAGAAGGTCGCCGCGCGTTACGCCGTGGCGCTGCCGCCGGCACTGGCCGCGCTGATCGACCGCGACGATCCGAATGACCCGATCGCGCGCCAGTTCGTTCCCGATGCTGCCGAACTCGAGACACGCCCCGAAGAACTGGCCGATCCCATTGGCGATGACACGCATTCGCCGGTCGAGGGCATCGTCCATCGTTATCCGGACCGCGTGCTGCTGAAGCTCACTCACGTCTGCGCGGTTTATTGCCGTTTCTGCTTCCGCCGCGAAATGGTCGGGCCCGACAAGCCGAACGCGCTGTCGCCGCAGGCGCTCAAGACCGCGCTCGATTACATCCGCGCTCACAACGAGATCTGGGAGGTCATTTTCACCGGCGGCGATCCGCTGATCCTGTCGCCGCGCCGGCTGCGCGCGGTGATGAAGGAGCTCGCCGCGATCGATCATGTGAAGGTGGTGCGCATTCACACCCGCATGCCGGTCGCCGAGCCGCTGCGCATCACGCCCGATCTCGTTCGCGCGCTCAAGGCCTCGGGCAAAGCGGTCTACGTTGCCATTCACGTCAATCACGCCCGTGAACTGAGCGGTGAAGCGCGCGAAGCCTGCGCACGGCTCGCCGATGCCGGCATTCCCTTGTTGGGCCAGTCGGTGTTGCTCAAGGGAGTCAACGATACGGCGGAGGCCATGAGCGACCTGATGCGCGCCTGCGTCGAGAACCGCATCAAGCCTTATTACCTGCACCACGGCGATCTCGCGCCCGGCACCGCGCATCTGCGCACCGACATCGCGACGGGGCAGGGGCTCATGCGCGACTTGCGCGGCCGGACGTCAGGGCTGTGTCAGCCGTCTTACGTGCTCGACATTCCCGGCGGCCACGGCAAATCGCCGATCGGACCGAATTACATCGGTGAGACCGAAGCCGGCTATGAGGTGGAAGACTTCAACGGCAAGCGGCACGCTTACCGCTAG
- the epmA gene encoding EF-P lysine aminoacylase EpmA, which produces MAALRAWFAGAGFLEVETATLQVSPGNETHLHAFSTALIGPDTAERRRYLRTSPEFACKKLLAAGETRIVDFARVFRNRERGALHHPEFTMIEWYRANEPYEALMDDCAAIIAEAARATGATRFAFRGREIDPFAVPQRLTVAEAFARYAGIDLLGTIGEGEGDRECLAREAAQAGIAYGSGDDWGDIFSRILVEKIEPHLGNERATILYEYPLPQAALARAKPGSDKVAERFEIYACGIELGNAFAELTDAAEQRRRFNAAMDEKQRIHGERYPIDEDFLDALAIMPPASGIALGFERLAMLAAGAEHIEQVIWTPVQD; this is translated from the coding sequence ATGGCTGCGCTCCGGGCCTGGTTCGCCGGGGCTGGCTTCCTCGAGGTGGAGACCGCAACCCTGCAGGTCTCGCCCGGCAACGAAACCCACCTTCATGCCTTTTCGACGGCCCTCATCGGGCCCGACACCGCTGAACGGCGGCGGTACTTGAGGACCTCACCGGAGTTTGCCTGCAAGAAACTGCTGGCAGCGGGCGAGACCCGCATTGTCGATTTCGCCCGGGTGTTCCGCAACCGCGAGCGTGGCGCGCTGCATCACCCTGAGTTCACGATGATCGAATGGTACCGCGCGAACGAGCCCTATGAGGCACTGATGGACGATTGCGCGGCGATCATCGCCGAGGCGGCCCGCGCCACAGGCGCAACGCGGTTTGCGTTTCGCGGCCGCGAGATCGATCCCTTCGCCGTGCCGCAGCGCCTCACGGTGGCCGAGGCCTTTGCGCGCTATGCCGGCATCGATCTCCTTGGCACGATCGGCGAAGGTGAGGGCGACCGAGAATGTCTCGCCCGCGAAGCGGCGCAAGCCGGCATCGCCTATGGCAGCGGCGACGACTGGGGCGACATTTTCAGCCGCATTCTGGTCGAGAAGATCGAGCCTCATCTCGGCAACGAACGCGCCACGATCTTGTATGAATATCCGCTGCCGCAGGCGGCGCTGGCGCGGGCGAAGCCCGGAAGTGATAAAGTGGCCGAGCGCTTCGAGATTTACGCCTGCGGCATCGAACTCGGCAATGCCTTCGCCGAACTGACCGACGCCGCCGAGCAGCGCCGGCGCTTCAATGCGGCGATGGACGAGAAGCAGCGCATCCATGGCGAGCGTTATCCGATCGACGAGGATTTTCTGGATGCGCTCGCAATCATGCCGCCCGCCTCCGGCATCGCGCTCGGCTTCGAGCGGCTGGCGATGCTGGCTGCCGGCGCCGAGCATATCGAACAGGTGATCTGGACCCCGGTTCAGGATTAG